Within the Cherax quadricarinatus isolate ZL_2023a chromosome 39, ASM3850222v1, whole genome shotgun sequence genome, the region TGCGAGAGTCGGGGATTACAGGGTTTGCTCTGGGGTATGCGGCACTGTAGGTTGGCATACAGGTTGTGGGTTTGGGTAGTGAGAGAGGCATGATGGAAGCTTGTCTTGATGTGTACTCACTCGCGCGCACAAATTGTGTATGTACCCTTTTCTtgatgcaggggtcgattcttggCTCCTGGCTCTTGACTGACCATTACTGGATGCACTAATTACTAACCTCGTAAGCCCCCCCCCCTAGCACGCCTATTCTTaaaacatgtgtatatatatatatatatatatatatatatatatatatatatatatatatatatatatatatatatatatatatatatatatatatatatatatatatatatatatatatatatatatatatatatatatatatatatatatatatatatatatatattatatatatatatatatatatatatatatatatatatatatatatatatatatatttatttatttatagttTTAAGAAATGATTGAAGCCTCAACCATTTACTTGTCCAGGTCATTCTatttcctggtgtgtgtgtgtgtgtgtgtgtgtgtgtgtgtgtgtgtgtatgtatcaccGGTTTGTAGTGGTTAGCGTTCATAAGCGATTGAATATTTTTCACAAGACAGACTTTTAAATCTTCATCTCTGTAAATCACAAGATCCAAGTATAGTGTTTCCTAATGATGGTCTCGAGATACCGAGCAGCCTACCCCCAGTCATTTGTGTGAGGATGTAGTGGAGCAGCAGGTATCTGCCGAGCATGACATGTAATCTTTGTTTCTCAAGTGGCAATTAAACGAAAActaggaagtgggggggggggggaagggttgaATAggtaagagaggaggaagagaagtagTAAAGAGGAAGAAGACTAGTAAGAGGaagagaactagtaataggaCGAAGGACTagtaagagaaggaaggagaggaactAGTAAGAGGAATGGCAATAGGGGGGAGGGTAGGAACCGGAAATAATTAATATTCACGAGGCCGCACTAAACCAGCAAACAGCACAACTCTGGGGGAATGAGAGATGTCAGGTATCGAGTTTCATCAGAGGAGagggtccagttccttggatcaagcgccTTTCAACATAAAGGGAAAAGGTTAGAGACGAATGAAAGCACAAAAAAAAGCAGAGGAGGATGAGTGTGATCCAGACTTCCGCCCTGACTTCATTACTCTCTCCTTCAGACCTGGCGACGGAGCTAGAGGGTCAGGTGTTGACGGAGGCGGCGAAACAAGGGTGTGCTGGCAGCAAGTGGCTGCCGTTGACCTGGTGCTGCCAGCTGGTGCAGTGTGCTAGGGAGGAGGGTTTCCTGCAGACGGACTCTGGCAAGGAGGTGCTAGTGACGGAGCTGCTTCGTCTGCGTCGTCAGTGTAGCCGCCTACAGCAGTGGCACGAGCACAATGTACCGCTACTCTACACACAGGTCAGGACCCGAGGTTCAGTAAGTCTTAGACATGGTCCAATTACCATTACAGTgcgagaacaccagcagtgtctagCTATCTAATTCTGGAATTTTTAGATTGTGAGAACTAACGCTCTCTTCCCTGGTATATTCCATTTCAAATTCAAAGTCTACTTCCCCTATCAAGGAAGGTTCcatgacgttggtgaggggctcttgatctagggaattggatctgtgctccagttccctgaattaagcctgaataccttccacatcccccccccaacaggcgctgcataatcctacgggtttaacgctcccctTTGTTTATGATGTCTACTTCATATACCTGAGGTAATGAAACGTGTCATCCTGAAtaacaaagaggcacaataccgtgactggaacgatacacaaataacccgaacataagagagaagcttacgacgacgtttcggtccgacttggaccatttacaaagtgactttgtaaatggtccaagtcggaccggaacgtcgtcgtaagcttctctcttttatgtgcgggttatttgtgtgtcatcctgagctggaagacttctgAGGAGCGCCGAGGAAAGTGAGAATTACTGTTGATTGGGAATTTCTCGTGATGTATCCCACAGATCCAAATTTTTAAGGTATTTAACGTAAGAAAGTGGGCAGTACAGGACCTGCGCTGCGAAGGATGGGTGgatatatgttgcagtttttgaactgttaggcgtgtctctggcaagacagtgatggagtgagtgatgatgatagagtttcttctttttcgagtcGCCttgccatggtgggagacggccgatgtgttgataaaaaaaaataactcagGAACGGGGAGACTTCAAGAGAGACTTCATGCTTCTGaggggggttcttgatccaaggaactggaggaaTATAGGTGAAACATATATGCCTCCTATTTCTCCAGGCGCTGAATTGCCCCTACAGTTTTAGTGTTTACTCCAGTTTATAGCAAGTCAGAGGGCTGGAGGAGAGGCTGACCTTCAACCAGCGATATCCCTAGTAAATTATTTCCTACTATATTTgaggccagcaacaacagcctggttgatcacaccttgatccaccatgagacctggtctcagaccgggccgcggggggcgtcgATCCCTGAAACCCACTCCAGGTAGGCATTTCATACATTTCCACTTAACTCGGAACTCGAACATGCAGACAATGGACACAGCATTTTGAGAGGATATTTACTATTTCGTCGAAATTACGCCATTGTATAACAAAATATGATGTCTACCATACCTAGGTTGGTACCGCACTTAGCTCACACATTAAGGTCCGTGGTTCgacccccggtacgggtggaaaattAGGACACATTTCCTTAAAACACCCGTCCCTGTTCATTTAgcagtaaaatgggcacctgggtgttagtagattggtgtgggtcgcatcctggggaagaaattgacttaatttgcccgaaatgatctgcataaagaggggctttctatatagttatatcactgatgtcaactaggtctgtGTACGTCGTATTTGTACTTGCAGAAAcagattattatttattattattattattattattattattaaaaaataaacaTTCCCATCTCACAGGCAAAAGAATCAAATATGAAAATAACACTTGTGCCAACAGAACACTGTATTCAACAGGTGGTGACTATCGCAGCGTACACGTACTTCGTAATATCACTGCTGAGCGAGCAGTACCTGGACGAGAGCCTCAAATATCCCAGCTATGAGGTGGACCTGGTGGTGCCTGCCTTCGCCCTTCTTGAGCTCGTTTTCTACATGGGCTGGCTCAAGGTAGCAGAGATCCTTCTTAATCCCTTCGGCACCAACGACCATTCGTTCGACCTCCTTAGGATCCTGGAAGACACGCGTTACGTGAGTGTTccatgggtgtagtggtggtagtaatgtgttTGTGGGAGATTGTAGAGGAACTGGGTGAAGAGGGGGGTACCCCAATTATGATTTGGTTTATGCCTTGATATTTTTCTTATACGGTCAAAACGTGCGTGTATTAAACATCTAGTAGAAACAGAAAAAGTTTTCCGGGGCAGGAGTCAAACAAAAGTTGCACTTAGTAAAACAAAAGTTCATGGAAGTTGTGATTGTTTGAATGTGGATTATAAAGTAACATCACTGGATCAAGTGGATCAGGAAACGAATTATACAAGACAGCAGTTGAAGTGTTGAGTGTAGGTACTGTTAACAGACTAGCAGTATTTCACGGTGAGGCTCCAGTAAATTGACACCTTTACCGCAATGAGATTATATATAAGTACTTTAATACAGGTGTACACTCGAGATTGATAAGATCCTCCAGACACTACTGTGTCTGCAGGACACTAACCGGTTTCACTACAGTATCTCGGATTTTGTTCCTATCCTTTAATTAAGGTGTACATGGAGTTCACGTCTACCTCTGCCTCATCTAGATCATTACGTTGCCTTACTACCTTGAGGCTGAAGTTGTTTCCTAATGTTCTTTTGGATTAGTTGCATTATCAACTGTAAAGGTAGCCCATCCCCTCCCATGAAGCCTGTTTGTCTACCTTCTGAAGTTCTCTTGTACGTTACTGTTTCTTCTTTATGCAAGGTCATTAGGCATAGTTTCAATAGTCTTCTGTAGGTCAGCTCACTTGAACTTCGAGATCCAGGAGTGGTTAGTTCGTCTGAAAGAGCAACACAAGAGTATGAAGTTCTCTTGATGCCTGGGCCATGTTGGTGTCCCTGAAAATGAACAGGCAGATGACGAGGCAAAGGCTGCTGTAGCGAACTATTACTGCAGCAATGTTTTACTTGATGAATTAATGGGCTATATGCAGATATGTCCATGGAAAGTGGTGGACCCAGTGGGCCCTACAGGGTTCGACAGGAAGTGGGTGTTTAGCCCTCCTTCAGTAGGAATAGTTACAATGAGGCTAATATGTCGACTGAGGATCTAGCGCACACCTCATCCACAGCCACCGGTTCACAGGTGTTCCTGTCTCTCGTCCTTATTCCCCCTCCCTCTCGGGGTAGTTTTTAATGGGCTGTTGACTGTTGAACAAATTCTAACCATTTGCCCATGGTTCAGGCCCTTCCGCCTTAGTTGGTGTTTATAATAACCggggtgcctgtagggacctgCGTGAGCTTTAAGAGTGGGAGTTTTGATATTAATTAATGGCTGGGTTAACTAATGGTGACTATTTTAACTTAATATTAATTTGTGTTGAGCATTTATTAATGCTAACTAGTATTAATTTTCTCATGTTTTTTGTATATACTTTTTGATCGCCATAACGATGAGTGACCTGCGTGGACAACCTTGtcaatattactactgttactgctgctagactTAAACTAGTCTTCTTACAAGCCTATTAAGTTTTAGTCCCTTTAAATGGTTAATGAGATGTGGGCTtcagactggtgctacatactgaaGAGTCTGAAATGTATATAATATTGAATGACTCCTTGTTAATGTTTTTGAAGGCCATTGTTAATGTTAGCTAACTGTGTAAATTCTGCCATGTCTGCTTGGTTATGTGCTCCTCCGACGATGTGATAATTACTGTACTCACTCGaaagctattactactactaatactataatTTGTTAGCGGAGAGTTAGTTACCCCAACAGGCACGTGTTAACAGGCCTGGgtctttaaattattattattccctTATTATAAACTGGACATTTTCTTAGCCCCCAGATTCCACGCTGCACGTTTCCGAGAATGTGTCGTTCCTTCGACTATTGTTGCCCGTCCAGTGTTATGACACGCTGTATTAAAACCTAACATATAAGTTTTACAGCCGCCCGACAGCTGGGTCAAAAACCTTAGCACTTTTTCTTCCCCTCGGGACCCTCTAACCACCTTATTCTTAACCTCTCCCATTTCCACAATCACTCCAAAGGTTTTTTTTTCCTGTGTTTAATACCTGTGAGCAGTTCTTTCTTAACTTTGCCCTGTGTTATTCTTGTGACAGCAGTTGTGTAAACAGCCCTatttttagttttaataattctgtcgatgttttttctttctttcgaTGGCTTCTTGGTGGCGTCGTGGTCTCCCGGTGGTGTCTGCCCTCGCCCAGCAGTCAGCATTCGTGATCTGTCACACGCGCTACGGCCAGTATTCCGCCGAGGCGCAGTGGAAGAGCAGAGAGGGCCGCCTGCACATCATTGACCTGGGTGTCCTCCCTGGCATGCTCGGGGAAGTACTCACTCCAGACACTGTGCTCGGAGCCTCAACTTAGACCTACACCGGGATCACAGGTCTCCTATCCATTCTCATCCTTTCGTTCCTTTCTCGTTTTTCTTTAATTTCATACATACGTATTATTTTATGCCCTCTTCATTCTTCCCTCTCGATCTTAATCCTAATTCTTTTCTCTCCGTTCTTCTTTCGTCTCCTTTCTCAGGATGAGTTACACCATTATCAAGTCTTGGAAACATGGTTCCTTGCTTCTTATCTCTTGTAAAACAGTTTTCACGGCTAATTAATAAAAATGTTAATTGCACCTTATTGATTCCTTCAGTCATGTATTGCCTTTATCCAATAATGAGTAGGTGACATCTATTAATTGACGCCTTTGGAGCTCTTGAGCTTACCTCGTGGCGGGGGGTCATTGCCCCCTCGACTCAGGGTATTTAATCATCAGGACAGGATCTAGGCCCTAGATTCTAGTGTGTTTTAATCCCTACTAGAACTAGAATCCCTACTGTTTTATGAACGCCAGCAGTATGATGCCACGTTTTGTATGGTAGTTTATATTACTGGAACAACCGCAGTTTGACTACCTTGTTTTATATGGTAGTTCGAAACTATTGTATTTTGTTCACACAAGTGTTCACGTATTTATTTTCACTTTGATTCTGGTGTATAAAATAGTTGTGGTCGCTGCGTCACAGATGGCGCTGAGTAGCGGCAGTGTGTCTAGCAACTTCCTGAACCTGAAGGAGTCTCCCTCGTCAGCTATTAGAGAAAAAATTTTATacctgtgtgtacgtgtatgtgtgtacgtgtatgtgtgtacgtgtatgtgtgtacgtgtatgtgtgtacgtgtatgtgtgtacgtgtatgtgtgtacgtgtatgtgtgtacgtgtatgtgtgtacgtgtatgtgtgtacgtgtatgtgtgtacgtgtatgtgtgtacgtgtatgtgtgtacgtgtatgtgtgtacgtgtgtgtgtgtacgtgtgtgtgtgtacgtgtatgtgtacgtgtatgtgtgtacgtgtatgtgtgtacgtgtatgtgtgtacgtgtatgtgtgtacgtgtgtgtgtatgtgtgtacgtgtatgtgtgtacgtgtgtgtgtgtgtacgtgtgtgtgtgtacgtgtatgtgtacgtgtatgtgtacgtgtgtgtacgtgtaaaAAAAAATCTGGAGCATTATAAATACATATTGCTCGATTTGGCTGGTAGAATTTTCTTGTGATTGAAAAACTAAATTCTTTTGTGCTGGAATTTATAATTTGAGGTGTCTGATGTTTCTAGCTGTTCTGGTGACTTCGTGAACCAAAACACAGGAAAATGGGAGTGGGTGTAGAATTGAAGGGTTAGCTTTAGACCCATAGGGGTCGtgcagggaggaggggaaggggttcgTAGATGGAGTGATGTAAGGAAACGACTGTAGACTGTACTGAGGCGGTATATTCGGGCACGTCTGCCTGCAGTTATCCTTCGTAGACTTCTGAGAAAGGGGCCTCCGCGGGGAGGCCTATGTGCGGGGGAGTTGTGCAACTTCAGGCTAGCAAGGAGCCTGCCTATAATGTTGttagaaaatatatgtcgtgccgaaaaggtaaaactGTGCCAATTGGCGAGAACTCGTTGAAAATtaaattctaaaattttctcttgtacgtttaaagatgtatatttttcatttgttaatgtaaaaattttgtaccaaaagaaccttagaaaacttaactaaccttattataacaagcgaaatttaacgtaacctaacctaatccaactaaatatattttaggtaagtttacaacaatttaataaacacaatgaaatattttttttcgttaggttcagaatgatttttgcgatattattgcatacacaaattttcgcttgcattattcggcaagaagagcgttgctatttaaggcaaactctcaagttttacctattacaTAAAAAATACATTGTCAACAGTGTAATTCTTAAAAGAATTACAGTTgacagggagggagagtattATAATCAAAATAAAGCTCTAAACCTTGGAGAGGTTATGGcatgacagggagggagagagggaaggtaagaCAATGCGCCAGGAAGATCACTACATGGATGTATATAAATATGCAATCATCAGTTTCAGTACAGTCCACCCTcgagcaactgcctgaggtatggaagacggcaagcgTAGTTTcactttttaagaaaggagacaggcagatAGCAGtgagctacagaccagtgtcactgacatgtataatatataaagttagggagaagattatcaaacgagtggtggagcacctagaaaggaacgggcTTATACATGACTTCAGGTAAGGGGAAATCCTACAtcacgaacctactggagttctgcgataaagtaacagaagtaagacaggagatagagggatgggtagactgcatcttcctggactgtaagaaggctttagatacagtaccacacaagactagttgaaaagctagaggagcaggtagAAACAGCAGGGAGAGGACTATAacgg harbors:
- the LOC128696247 gene encoding bestrophin-2-like isoform X4, whose amino-acid sequence is MTVEYTKTMVNTCCCIYVKLLFSSISCCKVAGKYVQAAVAGPAGVHSVVLDALLCLPLLSPGTLQKDSRAFEIRSRIVRYISLTCAMVFAQISGTVHSKYPDSQHLVQEYLATELEGQVLTEAAKQGCAGSKWLPLTWCCQLVQCAREEGFLQTDSGKEVLVTELLRLRRQCSRLQQWHEHNVPLLYTQVVTIAAYTYFVISLLSEQYLDESLKYPSYEVDLVVPAFALLELVFYMGWLKVAEILLNPFGTNDHSFDLLRILEDTRYSAFVICHTRYGQYSAEAQWKSREGRLHIIDLGVLPGMLGEVLTPDTVLGAST
- the LOC128696247 gene encoding bestrophin-2-like isoform X1, which encodes MTVEYTKTMVNTCCCIYVKLLFRWRGSMYKLLWRDLLAYTALYSTLSCVYRFYLQEPYKRMFEELVMYSSKYKSLVPVSFMLGMYVMLVMIRWWSICLALPDNTNIAMLLATHIPGTDSRAFEIRSRIVRYISLTCAMVFAQISGTVHSKYPDSQHLVQEYLATELEGQVLTEAAKQGCAGSKWLPLTWCCQLVQCAREEGFLQTDSGKEVLVTELLRLRRQCSRLQQWHEHNVPLLYTQVVTIAAYTYFVISLLSEQYLDESLKYPSYEVDLVVPAFALLELVFYMGWLKVAEILLNPFGTNDHSFDLLRILEDTRYSAFVICHTRYGQYSAEAQWKSREGRLHIIDLGVLPGMLGEVLTPDTVLGAST
- the LOC128696247 gene encoding bestrophin-2-like isoform X2 → MYKLLWRDLLAYTALYSTLSCVYRFYLQEPYKRMFEELVMYSSKYKSLVPVSFMLGMYVMLVMIRWWSICLALPDNTNIAMLLATHIPGTDSRAFEIRSRIVRYISLTCAMVFAQISGTVHSKYPDSQHLVQEYLATELEGQVLTEAAKQGCAGSKWLPLTWCCQLVQCAREEGFLQTDSGKEVLVTELLRLRRQCSRLQQWHEHNVPLLYTQVVTIAAYTYFVISLLSEQYLDESLKYPSYEVDLVVPAFALLELVFYMGWLKVAEILLNPFGTNDHSFDLLRILEDTRYSAFVICHTRYGQYSAEAQWKSREGRLHIIDLGVLPGMLGEVLTPDTVLGAST